The Streptomyces sp. NBC_01197 genome window below encodes:
- the rpsH gene encoding 30S ribosomal protein S8 produces the protein MTMTDPIADMLTRLRNANSAYHDSVVMPHSKIKSHIAEILQQEGFITGWKTEDAEVGKNLVLELKFGPNRERSIAGIKRISKPGLRVYAKSTNLPKVLGGLGVAIISTSHGLLTGQQASKKGVGGEVLAYVW, from the coding sequence ATGACCATGACTGATCCCATCGCAGACATGCTCACGCGTCTGCGTAACGCAAACTCGGCGTACCACGACTCCGTCGTGATGCCGCACAGCAAGATCAAGTCGCACATCGCGGAGATCCTCCAGCAGGAGGGCTTCATCACCGGCTGGAAGACCGAGGACGCCGAGGTTGGCAAGAACCTCGTTCTCGAGCTGAAGTTCGGCCCGAACCGCGAGCGCTCGATCGCAGGCATCAAGCGGATCTCGAAGCCGGGTCTGCGTGTGTACGCGAAGTCCACCAATCTGCCGAAGGTTCTCGGCGGCCTGGGCGTGGCGATCATCTCCACGTCCCACGGTCTCCTGACCGGCCAGCAGGCCAGCAAGAAGGGCGTAGGTGGGGAAGTCCTCGCCTACGTCTGGTAG
- the rplX gene encoding 50S ribosomal protein L24: MKIKKGDLVQVITGKDRGKQGKVIVAYPTQNRVLVEGVNRVKKHTKAGQTARGSQTGGIVTTEAPVHVSNVQLVVEKDGKKVVTRVGYRFDDEGNKIRVAKRTGEDI; encoded by the coding sequence ATGAAGATCAAGAAGGGCGACCTGGTTCAGGTCATCACCGGTAAGGACCGCGGCAAGCAGGGCAAGGTCATCGTTGCCTACCCCACGCAGAACCGTGTCCTCGTCGAGGGTGTCAACCGGGTCAAGAAGCACACCAAGGCCGGCCAGACCGCTCGTGGTTCGCAGACCGGTGGCATCGTGACGACCGAAGCCCCTGTCCACGTCAGCAACGTTCAGCTGGTGGTGGAGAAGGACGGCAAGAAGGTCGTCACCCGCGTCGGCTACCGCTTTGACGACGAGGGCAACAAGATCCGCGTTGCCAAGCGGACCGGTGAGGACATCTGA
- the rpsM gene encoding 30S ribosomal protein S13, which yields MARVSGVDIPREKRVEVALTYVFGIGRTRSKEALAATGVDPNTRVRDLAEEDLVKIREYVDANLRTEGDLRREIQADIRRKVEIGCYQGLRHRRGLPVHGQRTSTNARTRKGPRRAIAGKKKPGKK from the coding sequence ATGGCACGCGTTTCAGGTGTTGACATCCCGCGCGAAAAGCGCGTGGAGGTTGCCCTCACCTACGTCTTCGGCATCGGGCGCACCCGGTCCAAGGAGGCCCTGGCCGCCACCGGTGTTGACCCCAACACCCGCGTTCGTGATCTGGCCGAAGAGGACCTGGTCAAGATCCGCGAGTACGTGGACGCCAACCTCCGCACCGAGGGTGACCTCCGCCGCGAGATCCAGGCCGACATCCGCCGCAAGGTCGAGATCGGCTGCTACCAGGGTCTGCGTCACCGTCGTGGGCTTCCGGTCCACGGCCAGCGCACCAGCACGAACGCTCGTACCCGCAAGGGCCCGCGTCGCGCGATCGCCGGTAAGAAGAAGCCGGGCAAGAAGTAG
- the rpsK gene encoding 30S ribosomal protein S11, giving the protein MPPKGRQGATKKVRRKEKKNVAHGHAHIKSTFNNTIVSITDPSGNVISWASAGHVGFKGSRKSTPFAAQMAAESAARRAQEHGMRKVDVFVKGPGSGRETAIRSLQATGLEVGSIQDVTPTPHNGCRPPKRRRV; this is encoded by the coding sequence ATGCCTCCTAAGGGCCGTCAGGGTGCTACCAAGAAGGTGCGCCGCAAGGAAAAGAAGAACGTCGCTCACGGGCATGCCCACATCAAGAGCACGTTCAACAACACGATCGTCTCGATCACGGACCCCTCGGGCAACGTGATCTCCTGGGCCTCCGCCGGCCACGTCGGCTTCAAGGGCTCGCGCAAGTCCACCCCCTTCGCCGCGCAGATGGCCGCCGAGTCGGCCGCCCGTCGCGCGCAGGAGCACGGCATGCGCAAGGTCGACGTCTTCGTGAAGGGTCCCGGCTCCGGCCGCGAGACCGCGATCCGCTCCCTCCAGGCCACCGGCCTCGAGGTCGGTTCGATCCAGGACGTCACCCCCACCCCGCACAACGGCTGCCGCCCCCCGAAGCGGCGTCGCGTCTGA
- a CDS encoding adenylate kinase: MRIVLVGPPGAGKGTQAAYLAKDLAIPHISTGDLFRANISQGTELGKQAKALMDAGELVPDEVTIGMAQDRMSQPDAEGGFLLDGFPRNVTQAKALDEWLSAQGLKLDAVLDLEVPEDEVVKRIAGRRICRNDSSHVFHVEYSRPKHEGVCDICGGELYQRGDDTEATVRTRLEVYHTQTEPIIDHYKAQGLVSTISALGKVTEVTARAMEALQTDKV, encoded by the coding sequence ATGCGTATCGTCCTCGTCGGACCGCCCGGGGCGGGCAAGGGCACGCAGGCCGCGTACCTTGCCAAGGACCTGGCGATCCCGCACATTTCCACGGGCGACCTCTTCCGTGCCAATATCAGTCAGGGCACGGAGCTGGGCAAGCAGGCCAAGGCGCTGATGGACGCCGGCGAGCTGGTCCCCGACGAGGTCACCATCGGGATGGCGCAGGACCGGATGTCCCAGCCCGACGCCGAGGGCGGTTTCCTCCTCGACGGTTTCCCCCGCAACGTCACCCAGGCCAAGGCACTCGACGAGTGGCTGAGCGCCCAGGGGCTGAAGCTGGACGCGGTGCTGGACCTCGAGGTCCCCGAGGACGAGGTCGTGAAGCGGATCGCCGGCCGGCGTATCTGCCGCAACGACTCAAGCCATGTGTTCCACGTCGAGTACAGCAGGCCGAAGCACGAGGGTGTCTGCGACATCTGCGGCGGCGAGCTCTACCAGCGCGGCGACGACACCGAGGCGACGGTGCGCACCCGGCTGGAGGTCTACCACACGCAGACCGAGCCGATCATCGACCACTACAAGGCCCAGGGCCTGGTGTCGACGATCTCCGCGCTCGGCAAGGTCACCGAGGTGACCGCGAGGGCGATGGAGGCCCTGCAGACCGACAAGGTCTGA
- a CDS encoding DNA-directed RNA polymerase subunit alpha: MLIAQRPSLTEEVVDEYRSRFVIEPLEPGFGYTLGNSLRRTLLSSIPGAAVTSIRVDGVLHEFTTVPGVKEDVTDLILNIKQLVVSSEHDEPVVMYLRKQGPGLVTAADIAPPAGVEVHNPDLVLATLNGKGKLEMELTVERGRGYVSAVQNKQLGQEIGRIPVDSIYSPVLKVTYKVEATRVEQRTDFDKLIVDVETKQAMRPRDAMASAGKTLVELFGLARELNIDAEGIDMGPSPTDAALAADLALPIEELELTVRSYNCLKREGIHSVGELVARSEADLLDIRNFGAKSIDEVKAKLAGMGLALKDSPPGFDPTAAADAFGADDDADAGFVETEQY; this comes from the coding sequence ATGCTTATCGCTCAGCGTCCGTCGCTGACCGAAGAGGTCGTCGACGAGTACCGCTCGCGGTTCGTGATCGAGCCGCTGGAGCCTGGTTTCGGATACACCCTCGGCAACTCGCTCCGCCGTACGCTCCTCTCCTCGATCCCCGGCGCCGCTGTCACCAGCATCCGCGTCGACGGTGTCCTGCACGAGTTCACCACCGTGCCGGGCGTCAAGGAGGACGTGACCGACCTCATCCTCAACATCAAGCAGCTGGTCGTCTCCTCGGAGCACGACGAGCCGGTCGTGATGTACCTGCGCAAGCAGGGCCCCGGCCTGGTCACCGCTGCTGACATCGCCCCGCCGGCCGGTGTCGAGGTGCACAACCCCGACCTGGTCCTCGCCACGCTGAACGGCAAGGGCAAGCTGGAGATGGAGCTGACCGTCGAGCGCGGTCGCGGCTACGTCTCCGCCGTGCAGAACAAGCAGCTGGGCCAGGAGATCGGCCGTATCCCGGTCGACTCCATCTACTCCCCGGTGCTGAAGGTCACGTACAAGGTCGAGGCGACCCGTGTCGAGCAGCGCACCGACTTCGACAAGCTGATCGTCGACGTCGAGACCAAGCAGGCCATGCGTCCCCGTGACGCCATGGCGTCGGCCGGTAAGACCCTGGTCGAGCTGTTCGGTCTGGCCCGCGAGCTCAACATCGACGCCGAGGGCATCGACATGGGCCCGTCGCCGACGGACGCCGCGCTCGCCGCCGATCTGGCCCTGCCGATCGAGGAGCTCGAGCTCACCGTCCGCTCGTACAACTGCCTCAAGCGCGAGGGCATCCACTCCGTGGGTGAGCTCGTGGCGCGATCAGAGGCCGACCTGCTCGACATCCGCAACTTCGGTGCGAAGTCGATCGACGAGGTCAAGGCGAAGCTGGCCGGTATGGGCCTCGCGCTGAAGGACTCGCCTCCCGGCTTCGACCCGACCGCCGCCGCCGACGCCTTCGGCGCCGACGACGACGCGGACGCCGGTTTCGTGGAGACCGAGCAGTACTGA
- the infA gene encoding translation initiation factor IF-1, translating to MAKKQGAIEIEGTVIESLPNAMFKVELQNGHKVLAHISGKMRMHYIRILPDDRVVVELSPYDLTRGRIVYRYK from the coding sequence GTGGCCAAGAAGCAAGGTGCCATCGAAATCGAGGGCACCGTGATCGAGTCCCTCCCGAACGCAATGTTCAAGGTGGAACTTCAGAACGGTCACAAGGTCCTAGCGCACATCAGCGGCAAGATGCGGATGCACTACATCCGTATCCTCCCGGATGACAGGGTCGTCGTGGAGCTGTCTCCGTACGACCTGACGCGTGGTCGGATCGTCTACCGCTACAAGTAG
- the secY gene encoding preprotein translocase subunit SecY has product MLTAFARAFKTPDLRKKLLFTLAIIVIYRLGTHIPIPGVSYTNVQQCLDQTKTNQGLFGLVNMFSGGALLQITIFALGIMPYITASIILQLLTVVIPRLEALKKEGQSGQAKVTQYTRYLTVALAILQGTGLVATARTGALFGSCPVANQIVPDQSIFTTVTMVVCMTAGTCMVMWLGELVTDRGIGNGMSILMFVSIAAGFPGALWAVKQQGKLAGGWIEFGAVILVGLAMVGLVVFVEQAQRRIPVQYAKRMIGRKSYGGTSTYIPLKVNQAGVIPVIFASSLLYIPGLIVQFSGSTAGWATWVKDNLVKGDHPAYIITYFLLIVFFAFFYVAISFNPEEVADNMKKYGGFIPGIRAGRPTAEYLSYVLNRITWPGSLYLGVIALVPTMALVGFGANQNFPFGGTSILIIVGVGLETVKQIESQLQQRNYEGFLR; this is encoded by the coding sequence GTGCTCACCGCGTTCGCCCGAGCGTTCAAGACGCCCGACCTGCGCAAGAAGCTGCTGTTCACACTCGCCATCATCGTGATCTACCGGCTCGGAACGCACATTCCGATCCCCGGGGTCAGCTACACGAACGTCCAGCAGTGTCTGGACCAGACGAAGACCAACCAGGGCCTCTTCGGTCTGGTCAACATGTTCAGTGGTGGCGCACTGTTGCAGATCACCATCTTCGCGCTCGGCATCATGCCGTACATCACGGCGAGCATCATCCTGCAGTTGCTGACCGTGGTGATCCCGCGGCTGGAAGCCCTGAAGAAGGAGGGGCAGTCCGGTCAGGCGAAGGTCACGCAGTACACGCGTTATCTGACCGTGGCGCTCGCGATCCTCCAGGGCACCGGTCTGGTGGCGACCGCCCGGACCGGCGCGCTCTTCGGCAGCTGCCCCGTGGCCAACCAGATCGTCCCCGACCAGTCGATCTTCACCACCGTGACCATGGTCGTCTGCATGACCGCGGGCACCTGCATGGTCATGTGGCTCGGCGAGCTCGTCACCGACCGCGGTATCGGCAACGGGATGTCGATCCTGATGTTCGTCTCGATCGCGGCCGGTTTCCCCGGCGCGCTGTGGGCCGTCAAGCAGCAGGGCAAGCTGGCCGGCGGCTGGATCGAGTTCGGCGCGGTGATCCTGGTGGGTCTGGCCATGGTCGGCCTCGTCGTCTTCGTGGAGCAGGCCCAGCGCCGCATCCCCGTTCAGTACGCGAAGCGCATGATCGGCCGTAAGTCCTACGGGGGTACGTCCACTTACATCCCGCTCAAGGTGAACCAGGCCGGTGTGATCCCGGTCATCTTCGCTTCTTCGCTGCTCTACATCCCGGGCCTCATCGTGCAGTTCAGCGGTTCGACCGCCGGCTGGGCGACCTGGGTCAAGGACAACCTGGTCAAGGGCGACCACCCTGCTTACATCATCACGTACTTCCTGTTGATCGTGTTCTTCGCCTTCTTCTATGTGGCGATCTCGTTCAACCCCGAGGAAGTCGCCGACAACATGAAGAAGTATGGTGGCTTCATCCCGGGCATCCGGGCTGGCCGACCGACCGCTGAGTATCTGAGTTACGTACTCAACCGGATCACCTGGCCGGGGTCGCTGTATCTGGGTGTGATCGCTCTCGTCCCAACGATGGCGTTGGTGGGCTTCGGTGCGAACCAGAACTTCCCGTTCGGCGGGACGAGCATCCTCATCATCGTGGGTGTGGGTCTGGAGACCGTGAAGCAGATCGAGAGCCAGCTCCAGCAGCGTAATTACGAAGGGTTCCTCCGCTGA
- a CDS encoding type Z 30S ribosomal protein S14, translated as MAKKSLIAKAARKPKFGVRGYTRCQRCGRPHSVYRKFGLCRVCLREMAHRGELPGVTKSSW; from the coding sequence GTGGCGAAGAAGTCCCTGATCGCTAAGGCCGCCCGCAAGCCGAAGTTCGGCGTCCGCGGGTACACCCGCTGCCAGCGCTGCGGCCGGCCCCACTCCGTCTACCGCAAGTTCGGCCTGTGCCGTGTGTGCCTTCGTGAGATGGCCCACCGCGGCGAGCTGCCGGGCGTGACCAAGAGCTCCTGGTAA
- the rplF gene encoding 50S ribosomal protein L6, protein MSRIGKLPIQVPAGVDVTIDGRTVAVKGPKGSLSHTVASPIEVTKGEDGVLNVVRPNDERQNKALHGLSRTLVANMITGVTTGYTKALEISGVGYRVQAKGSNLEFALGYSHPIVVEAPEGITFKVESPTKLSVEGIDKQKVGEVAANIRKLRKPDPYKAKGVKYAGEVIRRKVGKAGK, encoded by the coding sequence ATGTCGCGAATCGGCAAGCTCCCCATTCAGGTTCCCGCCGGTGTGGACGTCACCATCGATGGCCGTACGGTCGCGGTGAAGGGCCCCAAGGGGTCCCTCTCGCACACCGTCGCGTCGCCGATCGAGGTCACCAAGGGCGAGGACGGCGTGCTCAACGTCGTCCGTCCTAACGACGAGCGTCAGAACAAGGCCCTTCACGGCCTGTCCCGCACGCTGGTGGCGAACATGATCACCGGCGTGACCACGGGATACACCAAGGCGCTCGAAATCAGCGGTGTCGGTTACCGCGTCCAGGCGAAGGGCTCCAACCTGGAGTTCGCCCTGGGCTACAGCCACCCGATCGTCGTTGAGGCCCCCGAGGGCATCACCTTCAAGGTCGAGTCGCCCACGAAGCTCAGCGTCGAGGGCATCGACAAGCAGAAGGTCGGCGAGGTCGCCGCTAACATCCGCAAGCTGCGGAAGCCCGACCCGTACAAGGCCAAGGGCGTCAAGTACGCCGGCGAGGTTATCCGCCGCAAGGTCGGAAAGGCGGGTAAGTAA
- the rpsE gene encoding 30S ribosomal protein S5: MAGPQRRGSGAGGGERRDRKGRDGGAAAEKTAYVERVVAINRVAKVVKGGRRFSFTALVVVGDGDGTVGVGYGKAKEVPAAIAKGVEEAKKSFFKVPRIQGTIPHPITGEKAAGVVLLKPASPGTGVIAGGPVRAVLECAGVHDILSKSLGSDNAINIVHATVAALQGLQRPEEIAARRGLPLEDVAPAALLRARAGAGA; the protein is encoded by the coding sequence ATGGCTGGACCCCAGCGCCGCGGAAGCGGTGCCGGTGGCGGCGAGCGGCGGGACCGGAAGGGTCGCGACGGTGGCGCTGCCGCCGAGAAGACCGCTTACGTTGAGCGCGTAGTCGCGATCAACCGCGTTGCCAAGGTTGTCAAGGGTGGTCGTCGCTTCAGCTTCACCGCGCTCGTCGTGGTCGGAGACGGTGACGGCACCGTAGGTGTCGGATACGGCAAGGCCAAGGAAGTTCCCGCGGCCATCGCCAAGGGCGTCGAAGAGGCCAAGAAGAGCTTCTTCAAGGTCCCGCGTATCCAGGGCACCATCCCCCACCCGATCACGGGCGAGAAGGCTGCGGGCGTCGTCCTGCTCAAGCCTGCTTCCCCCGGTACCGGTGTTATCGCCGGTGGCCCGGTGCGCGCCGTTCTGGAGTGCGCCGGCGTCCACGACATCCTGTCGAAGTCGCTCGGCTCCGACAACGCGATCAACATCGTGCACGCGACCGTGGCGGCCCTCCAGGGCCTGCAGCGTCCCGAGGAGATCGCGGCTCGCCGTGGTCTGCCCCTCGAGGACGTCGCCCCCGCGGCTCTGCTCCGTGCGCGTGCGGGAGCGGGTGCGTAA
- the rplO gene encoding 50S ribosomal protein L15, producing MAENNPLKVHNLRPAPGAKTAKTRVGRGEASKGKTAGRGTKGTKARYQVPERFEGGQMPLHMRLPKLKGFKNPFRTEFQVVNLDKLGELYPEGGEVTVAGLVAKGAVRKNSLVKVLGQGEISVALTVSVDAVSGSAKEKIAAAGGTVTELV from the coding sequence ATGGCGGAGAACAACCCGCTGAAGGTCCACAACCTCCGGCCCGCCCCGGGCGCCAAGACCGCCAAGACCCGTGTGGGTCGTGGTGAGGCGTCCAAGGGTAAGACCGCAGGTCGTGGTACCAAGGGCACCAAGGCCCGTTACCAGGTTCCGGAGCGCTTCGAGGGCGGGCAGATGCCCCTCCACATGCGCCTCCCGAAGCTGAAGGGCTTCAAGAACCCGTTCCGCACCGAGTTCCAGGTTGTCAACCTGGACAAGCTCGGCGAGCTCTACCCCGAGGGTGGAGAGGTCACGGTGGCCGGCCTGGTCGCCAAGGGCGCGGTACGTAAGAACAGCCTCGTCAAGGTCCTGGGCCAGGGCGAGATCTCCGTGGCGCTGACGGTTTCGGTTGACGCCGTCTCCGGCTCCGCCAAGGAGAAGATTGCCGCCGCGGGCGGCACCGTCACCGAGCTCGTCTGA
- the truA gene encoding tRNA pseudouridine(38-40) synthase TruA, which yields MSDEVEPGSVRVRLDLAYDGRDFSGWAKQNERRTVQGELESAIRTVTRSATTYDLTVAGRTDAGVHARGQVAQVDLPREVWEEHREMLLRRLSGRLPQDVRVWRVAEAPPGFNARFSAIWRRYAYRVSDRPGGVDPLLRGHVLWHDRELDLAAMNAASQALIGEHDFAAYCKKREGATTIRTLQQLLWERGTDGVVTGTVRADAFCHNMVRSLVGALLSVGDGHRPVEWPGKVLTVAVRDSSVRVVRPHGLTLEEVGYPADELLAARSREARNMRTLPGAGCC from the coding sequence GTGAGTGATGAGGTGGAGCCCGGTTCGGTACGGGTGCGGCTGGACCTTGCGTACGACGGCAGGGACTTCTCCGGCTGGGCGAAGCAGAACGAACGTCGCACGGTGCAGGGCGAGTTGGAGTCGGCCATCCGTACGGTGACCCGCTCGGCCACGACGTACGACCTGACGGTCGCCGGCCGCACCGACGCCGGGGTGCACGCCCGCGGCCAGGTCGCGCAGGTCGACCTCCCCCGTGAGGTGTGGGAGGAGCACCGGGAGATGCTGCTGCGGCGGCTGTCCGGGCGGCTTCCCCAGGACGTACGGGTGTGGCGGGTGGCGGAGGCGCCGCCGGGCTTCAACGCCCGGTTCTCGGCGATCTGGCGCCGGTACGCCTACCGCGTGAGCGACCGGCCCGGCGGGGTCGATCCGCTGCTGCGCGGGCACGTCCTCTGGCACGACCGGGAGCTGGACCTCGCGGCGATGAACGCCGCTTCGCAGGCCCTCATCGGGGAGCACGACTTCGCCGCGTACTGCAAGAAGCGCGAGGGCGCGACCACCATCCGCACCCTCCAGCAGCTGCTCTGGGAGCGCGGCACCGACGGGGTCGTCACCGGGACCGTGCGGGCCGACGCCTTCTGCCACAACATGGTCCGCTCACTGGTGGGCGCGCTGCTCTCCGTCGGCGACGGGCACCGGCCGGTGGAGTGGCCGGGGAAGGTGCTCACCGTCGCGGTGCGCGACTCCTCGGTGCGCGTGGTGCGGCCACATGGGCTGACGCTGGAGGAAGTGGGCTACCCCGCCGACGAGTTGCTCGCGGCCAGGAGCCGTGAGGCACGTAATATGCGGACCCTGCCGGGGGCCGGCTGCTGCTGA
- the rplQ gene encoding 50S ribosomal protein L17 yields MPKPAKGARLGGSAAHERLLLANLAKSLFEHGRITTTEAKARRLRPVAERFITKAKKGDIHNRRLVLKSITDKGVVHTLFTEIAPRYENRPGGYTRITKIGNRRGDNAPMAVIELVEALTVAQQATGEAEAATKRAAKDAAPKTEAPAEVVEDAKPVEAESKDA; encoded by the coding sequence ATGCCGAAGCCTGCCAAGGGTGCCCGTCTGGGCGGCAGCGCCGCGCACGAGCGTCTGCTTCTCGCGAACCTCGCGAAGTCGCTGTTCGAGCACGGCCGCATCACCACGACCGAGGCCAAGGCTCGCCGCCTGCGTCCGGTCGCGGAGCGTTTCATCACCAAGGCGAAGAAGGGCGACATCCACAACCGTCGCCTCGTGCTGAAGTCGATCACGGACAAGGGCGTCGTCCACACGCTCTTCACCGAGATCGCCCCCCGGTACGAGAACCGCCCCGGTGGCTACACCCGCATCACCAAGATCGGCAACCGTCGTGGCGACAACGCCCCGATGGCGGTCATCGAGCTGGTCGAGGCGCTGACCGTGGCCCAGCAGGCCACCGGTGAGGCCGAGGCCGCGACCAAGCGTGCCGCCAAGGACGCTGCCCCGAAGACCGAGGCCCCGGCCGAGGTCGTCGAGGACGCCAAGCCGGTCGAGGCGGAGTCCAAGGACGCCTGA
- the rplR gene encoding 50S ribosomal protein L18 produces the protein MAYGVKIAKGDAYKRAAIKRRHVRVRKHVSGTPERPRLVVTRSNRNIVAQVIDDIAGHTLASASTLDTSIRGGEGDKSAQAQQVGALVAERAKAAGVETVVFDRGGNRYAGRIAALADAAREAGLKF, from the coding sequence ATGGCATACGGTGTAAAGATCGCCAAGGGTGACGCGTACAAGCGCGCTGCCATCAAGCGCCGCCACGTCCGTGTCCGCAAGCACGTCTCCGGCACGCCGGAGCGTCCGCGCCTGGTCGTGACGCGCTCCAACCGCAACATCGTTGCGCAGGTCATCGACGACATCGCGGGCCACACGCTCGCTTCGGCGTCGACCCTGGACACCTCGATCCGCGGTGGCGAGGGCGACAAGAGCGCCCAGGCACAGCAGGTCGGCGCGCTCGTCGCCGAGCGCGCGAAGGCCGCGGGTGTCGAGACTGTCGTGTTCGACCGTGGTGGCAACAGGTACGCCGGGCGCATTGCCGCTCTGGCTGACGCCGCCCGCGAAGCCGGGCTGAAGTTCTAA
- the rpmJ gene encoding 50S ribosomal protein L36, giving the protein MKVKPSVKKICDKCKVIRRHGRVMVICDNLRHKQRQG; this is encoded by the coding sequence ATGAAGGTCAAGCCGAGCGTCAAGAAGATCTGCGACAAGTGCAAGGTGATCCGCCGTCACGGTCGGGTCATGGTCATCTGCGACAACCTGCGCCACAAGCAGCGCCAGGGCTGA
- the rplE gene encoding 50S ribosomal protein L5, with amino-acid sequence MTATTAPRLKTRYREEIAGKLREEFSYENVMQIPGLVKIVVNMGVGDAARDSKLIDGAIKDLTTITGQKPAVTKARKSIAQFKLREGQPIGCHVTLRGDRMWEFLDRTLSLALPRIRDFRGLSPKQFDGRGNYTFGLTEQVMFHEIDQDKIDRVRGMDITVVTTATNDDEGRALLRHLGFPFKEN; translated from the coding sequence ATGACTGCCACCACTGCGCCGCGTCTCAAGACGCGCTACCGCGAGGAAATCGCCGGCAAGCTGCGTGAGGAGTTCTCGTACGAGAACGTCATGCAGATCCCCGGTCTCGTCAAGATCGTGGTCAACATGGGTGTGGGCGACGCCGCCCGCGACTCCAAGCTGATCGACGGTGCCATCAAGGACCTCACCACGATCACCGGTCAGAAGCCGGCCGTCACCAAGGCCCGCAAGTCGATCGCGCAGTTCAAGCTGCGCGAGGGGCAGCCGATCGGCTGCCACGTCACCCTCCGCGGTGACCGGATGTGGGAGTTCCTGGACCGTACGCTGTCGCTCGCGCTTCCGCGTATCCGCGACTTCCGCGGTCTGTCGCCGAAGCAGTTCGACGGCCGTGGCAACTACACCTTCGGTCTCACGGAGCAGGTCATGTTCCACGAGATCGACCAGGACAAGATCGACCGGGTCCGGGGCATGGACATCACCGTGGTCACCACGGCGACCAATGACGACGAGGGTCGTGCCCTCCTTCGTCACCTCGGCTTCCCGTTCAAGGAGAACTGA
- the map gene encoding type I methionyl aminopeptidase, protein MVEIKTPEQIAKMREAGLVVAAIHAATREAAVPGATTNDLDQVARKVLADHNAKPNFLGYGGFPATICTSVNEVVVHGIPDEKTVLKDGDIISIDCGAIIDGWHGDAAYTAFVGTGHAPELVELSRVTEESMWAGIAAMKKGARLAEVSKAIEGYIRRQPRPSSGKYGIIEDYGGHGIGSEMHMDPHLLNYVDKRRLIGRHNPKLVPGFCLAIEPMVSLGTPRTQVLEDDWTVITTDGSWSSHWEHSVAVTDEGLIVLTAPDGGKAKLAELGVTTAPDPLG, encoded by the coding sequence ATGGTGGAGATCAAGACTCCCGAGCAGATCGCGAAGATGCGTGAGGCGGGGCTGGTCGTCGCCGCGATCCACGCCGCGACCCGTGAGGCCGCGGTACCCGGGGCCACCACGAACGACCTGGACCAGGTGGCCCGCAAGGTGCTCGCCGACCACAACGCGAAGCCGAACTTCCTCGGCTACGGCGGTTTCCCCGCCACTATCTGCACGTCCGTGAACGAGGTCGTGGTCCACGGCATCCCGGACGAGAAGACCGTCCTCAAGGACGGGGACATCATCTCGATCGACTGCGGCGCGATTATCGACGGCTGGCACGGCGACGCCGCCTACACCGCGTTCGTCGGCACCGGGCACGCCCCCGAGCTGGTCGAGCTCTCCCGGGTGACCGAGGAGTCGATGTGGGCCGGGATCGCCGCGATGAAGAAGGGCGCCAGGCTCGCCGAGGTGTCGAAGGCGATCGAGGGCTACATCCGCCGCCAGCCCCGCCCGTCCTCCGGCAAGTACGGGATCATCGAGGACTACGGCGGCCACGGCATCGGTTCCGAGATGCACATGGACCCGCATCTGCTGAACTACGTCGACAAGCGCCGCCTCATCGGCCGGCACAACCCGAAGCTGGTCCCCGGTTTCTGCCTGGCGATCGAGCCGATGGTCTCGCTCGGTACGCCCCGCACCCAGGTGCTGGAGGACGACTGGACGGTCATCACGACCGACGGGTCCTGGTCCTCGCACTGGGAGCACTCGGTCGCGGTGACCGACGAGGGGCTGATCGTGCTGACGGCGCCGGACGGCGGCAAGGCGAAGCTGGCGGAGCTCGGTGTGACGACGGCCCCCGACCCGCTCGGCTGA
- the rpmD gene encoding 50S ribosomal protein L30: MARLKITQTKSYIGSKQNHRDTLRSLGLKRLHDVVVKEDRPEFRGMANTVRHLVTVEEVD, encoded by the coding sequence ATGGCTCGCCTCAAGATCACGCAGACGAAGTCGTACATCGGCAGCAAGCAGAACCACCGCGACACCCTGCGTTCGCTCGGGCTCAAGCGCCTGCACGACGTGGTTGTCAAGGAGGACCGCCCCGAGTTCCGCGGAATGGCTAACACCGTCCGCCACCTCGTGACGGTTGAGGAGGTCGACTGA